One region of Miscanthus floridulus cultivar M001 chromosome 19, ASM1932011v1, whole genome shotgun sequence genomic DNA includes:
- the LOC136526457 gene encoding U-box domain-containing protein 21-like — translation MCDALVGLVWNPISTQATKAALVTAYYLVAASDRGAARFAELGVVAVLVEALVDADKNTSQKALAALDGVLCADAGLAAVRAHALAVLVLVKKMFRVSDMATDIVVRTRSEQQRHMHIIDGITHLISCT, via the coding sequence AACCCCATCTCCACGCAGGCCACCAAGGCCGCGCTCGTCACGGCCTACTACCTCGTCGCCGCCTCCGACCGCGGCGCGGCGCGCTTCGCGGAGCTCGGCGTGGTGGCAGTCCTCGTGGAGGCCCTCGTCGACGCCGACAAGAACACGAGCCAGAAGGCGCTGGCCGCGCTCGACGGCGTCCTGTGCGCCGACGCCGGCCTCGCGGCCGTGCGCGCGCACGCGCTGGCCGTGCTGGTGCTCGTCAAGAAGATGTTCCGCGTGTCCGACATGGCCACGGATATCGTAGTACGTACTCGTAGTGAGCAACAGCGACACATGCATATCATAGACGGGATCACGCACTTGATCTCGTGTACGTGA